In Silene latifolia isolate original U9 population chromosome X, ASM4854445v1, whole genome shotgun sequence, the following proteins share a genomic window:
- the LOC141616953 gene encoding multiprotein-bridging factor 1a has product MAGVGPMTQDWEPVVVRKKAPNAAAKKDEKLVNAARRAGAEIESVRKAAAGTNKAASSGTSLNTRKLDEETENLAHDRVPTELKKAIMQARTDKKLTQSQLAQIINEKPQIIQEYESGKAIPNQQIIGKLERALGVKLRGKK; this is encoded by the exons ATGGCAGGAGTAGGACCAATGACACAAGACTGGGAGCCAGTTGTGGTGCGCAAAAAGGCACCCAACGCCGCCGCTAAGAAAGACGAGAAACTCGTCAACGCCGCCCGTCGTGCCGGCGCCGAGATCGAATCCGTCCGCAAAG CTGCTGCTGGAACAAACAAAGCTGCATCTAGTGGTACCTCTCTGAACACTCGTAAGCTGGATGAAGAAACCGAGAATCTTGCTC ACGACCGTGTGCCAACTGAACTGAAGAAGGCTATTATGCAAGCTCGGACGGACAAGAAACTCACCCAATCTCAACTTGCACAG ATAATCAATGAGAAGCCACAGATCATTCAGGAATATGAATCAGGGAAGGCCATTCCAAATCAGCAGATCATCGGAAAACTGGAGCGTGCTCTTGGTGTGAAGTTGCGTGGAAAGAAGTAG